Within Triticum dicoccoides isolate Atlit2015 ecotype Zavitan chromosome 1B, WEW_v2.0, whole genome shotgun sequence, the genomic segment cccgagcCCATCCTCCCCCCTCCCCGAccgttgttgttcttcttctccggcgacgacacGCAGCAACGCCGTTCCGGGCCGCAACCTAGCGATGTCGAGCTCCGCTTCAGCCTCCCGCCGCTCATGGCCGCGCTATGGCGCAGTGCCCATGACAAGGTGCCCTGCATGCCCACGTATCGCACCCCTGAAGCCGCTAGTCACAACGACCGACAAGAATGGCAACCTTGGGCGGGAAttcgtgaaatgcgagagcaaACCAGGGCAGGGAAAGGTGAGATTTTACTTCTTAATATGCCAATTTTGGTTTTTGTCTCCCAATTTCATATTTGCCCATTTTTCATCGGATTTGGGATTTAGGGTTCATCTTTCCGATTTCAGAAATTGAAGCAATGCACCCATTTTGAGTGGCTAGATGAGTACATAGAGCGGATTCAACTAGAGGGTGCATCAGGGGAGCTTGATTTATCGTTGGAGGCGGAGAAGTTGGGCAAGTTTGGATCGGGCGCGTCTGGATCTAGGGCCCCTGGATCTGGCAATTCCATTGAGGGCACCCATTCCATTCGTGCTACTATGGGGGATGCAGGAGTGACAGCAGAGGTGAAGAAGCTGAACAAGCAGATGAAGAAACTCATCGAATTGCAGAAGCAGGGCAATTTGATGGGGCTGATGGCCGGACTTTTTTATGTTTGTGTAATTGCTCTCTCATTTGTTTATGTGATGATAATTAGTCGTAAGTGAATAGATTGGGCATCATTTGTAATCGTAATGATATTTACATTTGAATAAAAGTGTTGCGCTGTACGAATTTGGCATGTCTTCTCCACTCTGTTTCATTTTTTCAGTTCTTCAGCTCGTCATCAGTTTCAATTTCAGTGGTAgagggagaaaaggaaaaaaaaggttcGTCCGCAGTTGCCCGAAAAGGCCAGGCCCATATAGAAGTCAGGCAGGGTTGAATAGAACATATCCAGGCCCATTGATAAAAGAAGTGTAGCTAGTGCAAAAAAAAAGTGCACACGGTCATTGACATCGATATATCTTTTCGGCTTTAGGTTATTTCACAAATTTGAAGTTTCCTGCCTTCACCTTTTCTTAGATAACTCATCTGATAATTATTTGAGCTATTTTTATGCATAAGCTATCGTGTCCGATGGTAGGGTCCCGTGTTGTTCCGGCTAAAACAAAAGGTTGGTTCTAGTTAGCAGTCTAACTTGCAGTCATTGTGAACCAAaaaaattgcaattgtttggttctAGTTTATTTCAACCAAGCACCATTTTTCTTGATTTGTGCTATGGTGTTTTCAAAGTTTTTACTCGTGTGTTTCAACCGAAAAAGGTTGTGCCCCTCTCAAAAAAAGAAGACATCTAGTGTGCCCCTAGTAGCATCTCCTTACAACATAGAGGGGCATCCCCTTACAACATATAGTGCATAAAACATAAAAGGAAGATAATTAACTAGACACGTGCTAACAACAActtatatgattggatcatgttttagTGCATTTTTTAGTTCACATGGCCACATAAATAAAATGCAATGAGAAACTTTGAAAACACCATAGCACAAATCAAAAAAACATTAATAGATAGCACGATAGCCCGAAAAAACATTAATAGATAGCACGATAGAGGGGCATCGGGTACCCTAGTAGCATAGATAGATAGACCATATAGAGGGGAATCCCCTTACAACATATAGTTCATAAAAcatgaaaggaaaataattaaaactAGATAGATAGAATACACGGGCACACACGCCCGAACCAACACAAACACAAGCTAGATAGATAGAAAGACTCGCACTCGAACaactccttggcccctcctccttaGCTGGCGCCCCTCACTCGTCGTTCTCCGGCATCTGGTAGGGGAGGGTGTGCATGCCTTTGGGGTgagggaagatgtggtggaagttggtgaagatgttgtaggTCGTGAACGCGATAAACTCGCATCCACACCAGAACACCTCGCCGAGGAGGTGGTGAGCGTCGtaggggttggtgaaggtgacgtaGAGGCCGATGACGAGGCCGTTGGCGTTGCCATCGTACTGCTCGTGGAGGTGGAACATGGGTGGAGTGCCCGGAGGGAGGTGGCGGTAGCCGGCTTGGAGGAAGAAGCGAGCCAACTCTCTAGGATCCCTCCACATCGAGATGGCCCACACCCTCAGGCTATTCTCGACGATGACTCCGGCCGGGTACTCCCTCTCCGGCACGGTGCGAGGGTGACAGTAGGTAGGGCCGTTGAACTGCATGGTGGCTCGAGTGGTGGATTTGACTCGAAAAGAAGAAGCGgaggaggcttgagagatgattgtGAGAGGGATGAGGAAATGGTGTTCGTGCCCTTTTATAGCCGCGTTGCAGCCGTGGTCAATGTGTACACGGTGCCCTCTCGATCGTTTTCTCTTCTCCGTTCGTACTGGCATAAGTAATTGCGGGCATTAATTCAAAAACGACGGCAGAGCATCCAAAGAGGCACGGGTGGCACAGGAGAGATGCATCGTTTCGTGCACTTGCATCGGCGGTGACGCCGCGTGGGAAACAGGCCCGTTCATCCACGCGTGACACTGAAAAAGGAGCTGCACCACCGACGTGTCCGTCCCGTTCAAACATGCATTTGTTAAAATAGCTTGGATGCGACGTACCTATACGTTGCGCCCCTGCCGTGATTTACTGCGTCGATGCGTGCATGCAAGCCCACATGCAAATGGCTAGGCTGTGTCACAGCGTTCATGAGCACAAAATAGCTAGGCTGCGACGTTGCATGGCATGCATGGGACAgggatggcccacatgtcattgaccctctCGCATGCAGCCCATCCCCCCTCTCAAACGGCCGTGCGCACGCACGCCAGGATCTGCCGGGCCCGATCCGCTGGGCCCAACGGTCACTGAGATGCTCCCCCGCTCAACGTTATATGTACGTCAGAGAGAAAAAACAGTGGCCAATCAGATTGGAGAATCAGGGCTCCCACGGATCGCCCCCGCGGAATCCTTCTAGAAGGCCTATCCGACGGCCGCAGTTTGGCGTTAGGGTTAGATCGACGGTGGACGTTTGGCTCTAGGGTTACATGGGTTATGGAGGCAGTCAATGGGGTTTTGAAAGGTTTGACCGAACATTCAAATGTGTATAACTAATTCAAAGAAAATCTaaaaaatgaaaaacctgcgcaTATAGTCTTTTTATGTTACATAGTTACGATATAAAATGATAAACTTGATCTAATGATCTTTGCATGAAAACCCTTCACAAATTGGACTATCTCGACTGAGGTTGCATAGAGTTCAAAGGAGTGAGAAGAGGGTTTGAGGTTTTGAAAatggaaaaaaaacaaaaacctcacCTTAGCTTCATGTTGGAGTGGCTAAGGAGGATCTGAAGTTATTTTTGTATTTTAaatttttaaacttgttttattgctGACTTTGTATTAAAGGATGTTTTTCCAATAATAAATTAAATAATATGAATACTTATTCAAAAAAAGGTGAGACTTCGTATTGATCCTATATAGGTATAATATATGCTAAGAAAATCTTTTTAGGTGATTTTGAGAAGGTCGAAAAAAACTTGCTTAGAAATGGGGCCGTTTTCCCTTACTTTGGAGCCTGTTTGGACAACATTTTTAGTTACTATGACTTGGACTTCACAAAAAGGGTTGGATTTATGAACTAAAGTGCAGAGTAGTATATAAAACAATGCAACATCACAGAACAAACAAATGAACCCCAAATATATTGGAGATAGGTTCAAATTTGAATgttggttcaaatttgaattttatttaaaGTCAAATCAACATCATAGCACATAAGTTTTCACATGAAAGAACATAAGTTTTCACATCAAATGACAACAAACTTAAGTTTTCAGAACAAATTTGAATGATTTCGACTctatttcttttgcttctttctaccactcgatttcttctccttttttccacCGTTTTGTTCCACGGCGCATAGTTTGTTGATGCTGATGCTCTTGCTTTTTGACCCCTTGGTTTTCTTGCCAGGCACCCTTTTCTTGCCAACTCCATTAGGCCCCCTCAACTTTTGCACCTGACCATGTCCCATTTATTCAGTTTGCACTTCTGCAGATTGAGTAGATGGCAGACATTGTTCAACTACTTCAGTTTGCACTTCTGCAGATTGAGTAGCTGGCACACATTGTTCAACTACTTCAGTTTGCAACTCAACACTTGGCAGCACAACCTCCAAACATGGCAGCACAGCTATCAAAGCAGATTCGCATGGCAGCACAACAGTTGCTTCATCTGCAACAGTTTCAAATTGCCCTAGCGCCTGCAAAACAGATTCAGTATGCATCACATTGTCCAAAATAGAAACACTTAGCTCATGTTCAGCAGTAACAGTTTCAGTTTGCTCCATAtctttgtcaccaaacattatCTACTTAGTGCTCTTCCTTCTAAATCCATTGAGTCTTGCTTTTTTCACTGGCCAGCATTGTTCAACAACAAGAGGTGGGGATTTTTCTGCACGCTTCCTCCTAAAAAATAAAGCATTTGACTTGGTTAGATACTAGAACAAGTAGCAAAatcaaaaacttgcaaaaacagtAACATAAACATACTCTGGCCTTTGAGGAGTGTAGATGCATTTGGATGAACCAATTTTGTGCCCATGTACCTCACACAACTTGcacctatttttgttacctttttgagcccttttgggcttatcattcgtttccttttcctttttcccctTCTTACTACAATCACCTTTCTCAAACCAAGCTTTGAATCTGCTCTGTTTTGGCCTCCCAGCCTTTCTTCTAGTGACAGGGGGACACAAGGTAAATTCTATTTCCACCTCAGGCCACTGAGATTGGTTAGTTAGTGCAGGAATTGGACTTGCATATGCAACTTTGAATTTTTGTATTGAATAATACtcatgcaaatatgggtgcatATTTAACCTGGGTTTAGATGCCAAAAAAGTATGGAATGCTCACATGGTTTTCCAGTGTGTTGCCACTCTTGGCAAGtgcactcatgcaactcagtatttaccacatgcctcttgccactctttgtatctctaacttcagcaTCCCACAAGGAAGATTTCTTAACAGATAGATGTGAAAGATTTCTACTCCTgttgaccacctgttgtaccactgctggaagcttgtccccttccaacatattagcaatttttcctctcaactcccacaaacgcatgatcatgatccttatttggtccaccatgtcatgcacaggcaagTCTTTCAAATCCTTCACTTTGTTGTTAAAACTTTCTGCCAAGTTGTTATTGATATGATCATATTTTATGGCAATATTAAAACCTGATCTATACCACAACAGAGAATGGTGGGTGTTCAACCATGAAGCAAATTCATTATCActacatgatgccaatatcttaccaaggtgataggaatgtgtctgtctggtgtaggatcttgctgctggccacatgcgcccaaattcatctcctctgaatttttttatcagattcatccacatatgtccaaagcactccctctgctcagcatgggggaaaacattttttactgcattttccaaccctttacatgcatctgtgtggatggccaaaggagaaactgaccctatgcatcttttcagttgcatcatgaacCATATCCATGATGCCCCTGTCTCTGATTGAAACATTCCTATTGCAATTGggaacatccagttgtgtccatctagagaattgcatgcagccaactgaccattccactttccagtcaaaaaagatgagtctatgctcaaatatggacgacaacctgctttgaatccatctatgcaaggcttcaaACACATAAAAAACTTGCTGAATAAAACCTTGCCATCCTCTGTTACCTCTGTATCTATATCCACCACACTCCCAGGTGACCTCTTCTCCACCTCTGCTTTAAAACTATACAACATCCTAAATGTATTTTCTCAGTCACCATACAATGATTTCATGGCCCTTTGTTTTGctttccacactgtggtatattgCAGCTGGATGGGGTACAGCTTCTCCAAGTCAACTTTAAGCCTCTTTGCAGTAGTGTTTGGAGTCTTGGCTAAAATAGGAGTAATCTTCTCTGTAACCCAAAGTTGTGATGTCATCTTTGAAACTCTCTGTGAAGTGGTCATACATGTATGCTGGTGTGGTATTTGATTTACCTTTACTGTACTTCCATCAGGTTGTAGTCTGGCAGACAAGTACCATTTGCAAGGATTGCCACCACCATCATAACCTTTGCAccgagcataaaatttctttcaatcagtccacatagtcttggcatcaaactcttttttcactgcataggtcctgaaagacatcctaaactccttcatgcttgacCACAACTTTCCCACCTCAATAACTGGGTTCTCTTTGTCATAAAAACAAACCAGTTCATTATCATCTGCGTCATCCACATCATCTGCAGCCTCTCTCATCAGCTGTTCTTCATCCTCATTTGCATTTCTAGGGCCTATGTTACCATCAGCAGACAAAGAACTGTCATCCTTCTCCTTATCTTTGTCATCAACTTGAATGCCAAACATTTCGGCCATATCAATGTCAGATATTGGTGTAATGACCAAATCTGTTTTTTCATTCAACTCTACTACATTCCAGTCAACAACAATCTTCCTAGCACCATGGTTTCCCTCCTCTCCATCTGCATCAATCCATGTATCTTCAGCTACTATAGTCAGTTCAGTCAACaatgccaacatcttcttgtgtgAAACCCATTCATCATCTTCCACCTGTGCAGCCATCTTTGATGGCACATAACCAACTCTAGAATGAGTTTGCAGATCAATTATCTCTGCATAAAATGTTACTTGTTTTCTTACCCACCCTTCTTGCTGATCAATTTCAGCAACCATGGATTCTCCATCTTCAATTCTCACATATTCACCATTATAGTTATCGAAACGTTGTAGAGATACCTCTTGTTCTAGACCCCAAACAATACTCTCCCCAATTATCTCCACCAATTTGCCCACGGCCTTCTCCTTCATGCTCTCCAATTCCTGGGGATCAACATCTGCAAATTCGACATCCAACCTCACGGTGGTATCTCTATCAATGTCTTGGACACTGCCATCACTGAGCTTGGCTTTACAGGGGAAAAATTCCACTATAATTGCGAATGTGGTGGCAGAACCTGAACCTCCCCTGTTTTGTCAATGGAGGCAGCGACGGCAGTGTAAGCGACAGTCACTACCAAATCGAGTTCGATTCTAaatcgccaagaaaagagggtggcATTACCGATTTGAAGCACTGTCTCCTCGCTCCATCTCATCCAGCCCTCGCTCCATCTCCTATCCAATCGAGATTCTAAAACGCCAAGAAAGCCCCCAAGAAACAGGGGCAGCATGAGGCCACATATTTATCCAAAATTCAGTGGAATGGGTGTAGTGTTTGGAAAATACTCACTCGCAATAGCCGCTGCAGAAAAAGGCCCTCCATCACCGGGCCGCGGAGAAGAAGCAGCCCCCAGATACAATAGAGCCCGATTCTAAATCGCCAAGAAACAGAGGGGCAGCATGAGGCCACAGATCCCCCAAAATTCTAGGGAGTGGGACTAGGGTTTCGGGCTCACCTCGCAATAGCTCTGCCGCTGCCGAGAAATGCGCTCCACCACCGCGGAGAAGAAACCGCTGCCGGAGAAGATGGTTACGGCGGCGCCGCTCGCCCAGTCCAGCATGGGCGAGTTGAGCACTGTCACACAGTCACCGGTCGAGTCGTGGACGGTTGACTCTTGACTACGTGGCCCTAGGTGGACCCTACCAGTCAGAGCACATAACCCCAATGTCCTAACCAAACCTCATCCTAACTAACAGCCAGCCTCAGCTTAACTAGCagtgtcgcatgggagctatttttTCCAACGCACATGTCGCATGAGAGCCATTTCAACCAACGATGTCGCATGAGAGACAATTCAACTCAAAGatgtcgcatgggagctatttgCCCGGGAAACAGATAGCCGTCCTGTGGCGCCAAAGGCACCGTCGCCGAACCCAAAAGGAAACCACTGAACAACCACCATCGACTGCAAGccggccgcaccaccaccaccatcaaacCGATACTGGTCCCTATGGGCTGACCCGTACTCCAAAAATAATGCCCACAAGAGGGGAAGGATGCAAGGTGATGCCATTATCCTGTCTAAGAGAGCACGGATACGAGGTTTCCCTCTGACCAAGGGACGACAGGGGAGAGGAGCACATCACCATAGCAGCGCTCTCAAGAAGGTAGCGATGCCCACGGCCGCAACCCTGGCGGCTCCGACCATAGCCATAGACAAAATTTCACCTGACATCGTCTCCTACGCCTATGAGCAGACCATCCGGTATGCCACATCCACCAGTCTCCACCAAGGCAAGCTGCCACCAACCTCTGTCTGTTGGGCACATCCTAGCTCACAGCGGCGAGGTGTCACCTTGTTGCCGAGCAGCAGCCACCTTCGCACCATGAACGTCAGATCGGAGCGGCGTTGCGCCTGGAGCCCCGACCCACCTGGCCAATGAGCAACAATGCGGtggtattgaattcatgctccagccaactcatccgaaaagtccgaactgatggataaaggcgggcaatatatttcaacactcccccGCATGTCTAGACTATTTTAGTCCTTAGACGTGGGATCGATGTAAGACGTGGATGTAGGCCGCAGAATCGTTTTCTATTTAATACTGCGTTGGCAGGGTCTTAAACTCAAGACCTCTTGACTCGGATACCATATCGAATTCATGCTCTAGCCAANNNNNNNNNNNNNNNNNNNNNNNNNNNNNNNNNNNNNNNNNNNNNNNNNNNNNNNNNNNNNNNNNNNNNNNNNNNNNNNNNNNNNNNNNNNNNNNNNNNNNNNNNNNNNNNNNNNNNNNNNNNNNNNNNNNNNNNNNNNNNNNNNNNNNNNNNNNNNNNNNNNNNNNNNNNNNNNNNNNNNNNNNNNNNNNNNNNNNNNNNNNNNNNNNNNNNNNNNNNNNNNNNNNNNNNNNNNNNNNNNNNNNNNNNNNNNNNNNNNNNNNNNNNNNNNNNNNNNNNNNNNNNNNNNNNNNNNNNNNNNNNNNNNNNNNNNNNNNNNNNNNNNNNNNNNNNNNNNNNNNNNNNNNNCAGAGTCGCTTCAAAACTATATTTATCATGGTCATGATAGATCACGTATGACTTGGATATATTCACTCCCATGCATACTACCAACAACGCCCGTCCTTTATGTGATGTATTGATTAGCCAATTGGATTATGCTCATGGGCAGCTTCCTTTAGATATATTGGTTCAAACACTATTGCTTTGTTTCTAACTATCTGCTTTTCCGACGAGGTTAGTAGCACGTCAGAAAGTTGGTCGAAGTAGATAGATACAGAGGGCAATCAAGTGGACTCCATCACTAGGCTCGCAAGTAGAACTAAAGCAAAATCAAAATCTTCAACCTTTATTCCACTGCAACAACAAGAACATTAATTTGTCGGTTAATTTTCATCATTTGTGCAATGTTGTTTACATTGTTTAAGTCAGGATAGGATCATGAGTTCTCCGAGACTGTTTGGTGTGTTCGGTGCAATGGTGTTCAATGGTTTTTCAGGTCCGCGTTGTTTCATTTTTGTTCGGTAGTCTTGGTGGCTTCTTGTTAGGTgtggctgtttttataatttctctGTGTTGATTTGGTGGCCTTCCCTATCTTTTTTATTGCCGTATTTCCATAACCCGCTTATGTATGAGGATTTCTTCATTAGGTCTCTGTACAAAAGTTGAAAGTGCTAAGTCTCTACAGAAGCTGAAAGTACTTACTGTTGGTAGCTCTGTGTTGTGGCGCGTGTCACTGCAATCTCGAACTTGAAGATATATGCGGCACAGCCGTCATGCGTGTAAAGCGTCATGACGtagtcatcgtttttctttttctactctttttgtttcttttatgatgaagatttGTCCCAAAGAAATAATATGAGTCGTCACTAAACACCACCACATGGTTCCAACGTAGCTTTATTAGCCTATAAAGAGTACCGCCTACGTGCTAATCTTTCCGGTAACGTGGACGGCCACAACGGCAGTGGGGGACATCTGACTGTGCAAGCATGCGATGCAACTACTTGTGTCGACACTAGGCCTGCGCACCGACCCTCTCGCTCATTGGATGCCGTACCCTCCCTTTTATGGAAGAGAGATGCCATCGCCACGCCGATGCCGCGTCGGTGTTTTTTACTTTTTTGACTGTACAGGAAACGGGAAAAGATGTTCCAAATGTGATTTTGCCATGGCCTAATCGATAATCGTTGTGTAAAGTGGATTCTCCTCGTCAGCTAGCCGTGAGTGCGCGTGGGTGGTGCCGGCCCGGCCGTTATCATCGGCGTCGGAGCCCCGTCCATTCGGCGAGCTTATAAAACGGCTGATGAGGAGCCCCATTTGTGCAGACTGTGCGTCCATCTCAGATCAGAAGCTACCTACCTGACCAACCAAGAAAGAAGAGCAGCGGAGCCGTGTTTAATCAGCCGTGAGCTCCCGTGCGCATCATCTCATCAAGGTCGACCGATGGCGTTTCTGGGAGGATCGTTGGGCGTGACAAGGAGCATCGGCAGCCGGAGAATGATGGAGGGGAAGAGCCACGGCCGGTCGGGGTCGTGGCCGCAGGCGCCGGCGCCTGTGAGGCAGCTGTTTTGGAGGCTGAGGCGCGCTGTGCTGAGGCCGAAGCACCGCCCCGTGAGCTTCGGGTACGACCTCAAGAGCTACTCCCAGAACTTCGACGATGGCTTCGTCCCTGCCCACCGC encodes:
- the LOC119311161 gene encoding uncharacterized protein LOC119311161 yields the protein MAFLGGSLGVTRSIGSRRMMEGKSHGRSGSWPQAPAPVRQLFWRLRRAVLRPKHRPVSFGYDLKSYSQNFDDGFVPAHRL